In the Maribacter sp. MJ134 genome, one interval contains:
- a CDS encoding (2Fe-2S)-binding protein, producing MKISLTVNGDYHTIDIADTDTPLLWVIRDILNLKGTKFGCGKAACGACTLHVEGEAVRSCSYAVKFADGKEITTIEGLGTKANPHPVQRAWIEEVVPQCGYCQPGFIMATAALLKKNPNPTDEDIDVNIINVCRCATYYRMRKAIHRAAELSVSPEESENLNA from the coding sequence ATGAAAATATCCTTGACGGTAAATGGCGATTATCATACGATTGATATTGCTGATACCGATACTCCTTTATTATGGGTCATTCGAGACATCTTAAATCTGAAAGGCACTAAATTCGGTTGCGGTAAAGCGGCTTGTGGGGCATGTACCTTACATGTTGAAGGGGAGGCGGTGCGTTCCTGTTCTTATGCTGTCAAATTTGCCGACGGAAAAGAGATTACTACTATAGAAGGATTGGGAACAAAGGCCAACCCTCATCCAGTACAGCGCGCTTGGATTGAGGAGGTCGTACCACAGTGTGGCTATTGTCAACCTGGTTTTATAATGGCCACTGCGGCCTTGTTGAAGAAAAATCCAAATCCTACTGATGAGGATATCGATGTTAACATCATTAATGTTTGCCGATGCGCTACCTATTACCGTATGAGGAAAGCGATACATAGGGCAGCTGAGCTTAGTGTATCTCCCGAGGAATCAGAAAACTTAAACGCATAG
- a CDS encoding xanthine dehydrogenase family protein molybdopterin-binding subunit has translation MAGKKKLSRRAFLVRGGLGTVGVLAVGTYLFRNPIRREIAGMVNTADAPYQGNTETPIIWFEITKDNNVVLHSPKVEMGQGTFTGLAQIAADELGVAMEQMQVVHADSASGNIDAFATGGSTSISSLWMPLRELAATMRVMIVQEAAKKMQVDASTVSIDKGMITAADKTMSYAQAVKGVSEWQIPETPTLKPVSDYKFVGKPIARVDLEDKVFGSPIFGMDATMPDMLYGAVVRPSRIGSVYLGADTSKAEAMPGVVKIVKQDDFVGVVANSLIEAENAKTAIQAEWESNQTLQTADIKAMVTVGEGKPFVIQKEGNAKAVLEEGENIIVADYWSPIGAHAQLEPNGALAFVTEDSATIMMSTQVVNFTRKEIADRLGFEVEQVNIVPTFLGGGFGRRLHTPNGIQAAVLSKAVGRPVKCFFTRKEEFQNDTFRPPTHHIMKAKLLPDGLVEALEHNVSSGDVAFGSPIVPSIAEPVLGADLGAWRGGMIQYGAIPNYRAISWRVKLPFATSWWRSLGLLANTFAIESFMDELAIKAGRNPAEFRLAQIQNDERGDRLKSVIEAVIENAGYTDDVIDGKAMGLAVSTDTNTPCAQVVEVSILENEIKVHKVTCAMDPGLVVNPDQVRAQCEGAIIMGMSAALFEKMEVEDGVLTPTIYGPYEMALMKHAPKEIEVVLLQGTDTPGAVGEPPLGPIGAAIANAVFRLTGQRLREMPLKLA, from the coding sequence ATGGCAGGTAAGAAAAAATTATCACGACGAGCTTTTCTGGTGAGAGGAGGTCTGGGTACGGTGGGCGTTTTAGCAGTAGGGACATACTTGTTCAGAAACCCGATACGTAGGGAAATAGCGGGGATGGTGAATACGGCGGACGCTCCCTATCAAGGAAATACGGAAACTCCGATTATTTGGTTTGAGATAACCAAGGATAACAACGTTGTACTTCATAGTCCTAAAGTTGAAATGGGGCAAGGAACTTTTACAGGGTTAGCGCAAATAGCTGCGGATGAACTTGGAGTTGCTATGGAGCAAATGCAAGTAGTACATGCAGATTCCGCTTCGGGCAATATTGATGCTTTCGCAACAGGAGGTAGTACATCTATTTCGTCATTATGGATGCCGCTTCGAGAATTAGCGGCTACCATGCGCGTTATGATAGTTCAGGAGGCTGCGAAAAAAATGCAAGTTGATGCCTCAACCGTTTCTATTGATAAGGGGATGATTACAGCTGCGGATAAGACCATGTCTTATGCACAGGCTGTTAAAGGGGTCAGTGAATGGCAAATCCCCGAAACCCCAACATTAAAACCGGTATCGGATTACAAATTTGTGGGCAAACCTATTGCCCGTGTAGATTTAGAGGATAAGGTTTTTGGGTCGCCCATTTTTGGTATGGATGCTACGATGCCAGATATGCTTTACGGAGCTGTGGTGCGTCCTTCTAGGATAGGTTCGGTGTATTTGGGAGCTGATACTTCCAAAGCTGAGGCCATGCCTGGAGTGGTGAAAATAGTAAAGCAGGACGATTTCGTAGGAGTCGTAGCCAATTCCTTAATTGAGGCTGAAAATGCCAAGACTGCAATACAAGCGGAATGGGAAAGTAACCAAACGCTTCAAACCGCAGATATAAAAGCAATGGTCACCGTTGGAGAGGGGAAACCTTTCGTCATCCAAAAAGAGGGGAATGCTAAAGCTGTTTTAGAAGAGGGAGAAAATATTATCGTTGCCGATTACTGGAGCCCAATCGGTGCGCATGCCCAATTAGAACCTAACGGGGCACTAGCCTTTGTTACCGAGGATAGTGCAACTATCATGATGTCTACCCAGGTCGTTAATTTTACCCGGAAAGAAATCGCGGATCGTTTGGGTTTTGAAGTGGAGCAAGTAAATATTGTGCCTACGTTCCTAGGAGGTGGTTTTGGAAGGAGGTTGCACACTCCAAATGGCATACAGGCGGCCGTTTTGTCCAAGGCTGTGGGCAGACCCGTTAAATGTTTCTTTACCCGAAAAGAAGAATTTCAAAACGATACGTTTAGGCCGCCCACCCACCATATCATGAAAGCAAAGTTATTACCGGACGGACTCGTTGAAGCTCTAGAGCACAATGTATCTAGTGGTGACGTAGCCTTTGGGTCCCCAATAGTCCCAAGTATAGCTGAACCTGTGCTTGGTGCCGATTTAGGAGCTTGGCGGGGTGGAATGATACAGTATGGGGCCATACCAAATTATCGGGCTATTTCTTGGCGTGTTAAACTGCCTTTTGCTACTAGTTGGTGGCGTAGTTTAGGATTGCTGGCAAATACATTTGCAATAGAAAGTTTTATGGATGAACTGGCTATCAAAGCAGGCAGAAATCCTGCCGAATTCCGTTTGGCGCAGATACAGAACGATGAACGAGGAGACCGTCTGAAATCTGTTATTGAAGCCGTTATAGAAAATGCTGGCTATACTGATGATGTAATCGATGGCAAAGCTATGGGGCTTGCGGTTTCAACCGACACCAACACGCCATGTGCACAAGTAGTAGAAGTGTCCATTTTGGAAAATGAAATTAAAGTTCATAAGGTTACCTGTGCCATGGACCCGGGGCTTGTAGTGAATCCGGACCAAGTACGCGCACAGTGCGAAGGAGCTATTATAATGGGTATGAGCGCAGCCCTATTTGAAAAGATGGAAGTGGAAGATGGTGTCTTGACACCGACCATTTACGGACCTTATGAAATGGCGCTAATGAAACATGCCCCTAAAGAGATTGAAGTGGTGCTGCTTCAAGGTACAGATACTCCCGGTGCGGTAGGAGAACCTCCTCTAGGGCCCATTGGTGCAGCGATTGCCAATGCGGTATTCCGACTTACGGGACAGCGGTTGAGAGAAATGCCACTAAAATTAGCATAG